The Hahella sp. HNIBRBA332 genome window below encodes:
- a CDS encoding histone deacetylase family protein: protein MKTALFYHKDCTLHDMGEGHPESPMRLQAIMDRLEHAGILQEVDLVEPQETDRDKIIRVHPSRYVEQLENLNPDKGRIMVDPDTALMRHSMRAAYLAAGSAVEAADMVLSGQANTAFCAVRPPGHHAERSQSMGFCFFNNIAIAARHAMDFHGLERIAIVDFDVHQGNGTVDIFQDDPRVLFCSSFEYPLYPFSHHAVDRPNIINTPLDAHTRGLQFRRCVERDWLARLQDHRPQLILISAGFDAHKHDPLAHLELEERDYRWVTRLLMDVARVYSSGRIVSILEGGYNLNALSASVEAHMEGLMGN, encoded by the coding sequence ATGAAAACCGCCCTTTTCTATCATAAAGACTGTACATTGCACGACATGGGCGAAGGGCATCCCGAAAGCCCCATGCGATTACAGGCGATTATGGACCGGCTTGAGCACGCTGGCATACTGCAGGAAGTGGATCTGGTCGAGCCGCAGGAAACCGACCGCGACAAAATCATTCGGGTGCATCCCTCTCGCTACGTTGAACAACTGGAGAATCTGAATCCGGACAAAGGCCGCATCATGGTCGACCCGGACACCGCCTTAATGCGCCACAGCATGCGCGCAGCTTACCTGGCGGCGGGCTCCGCAGTGGAAGCGGCGGACATGGTGCTCAGCGGCCAGGCGAATACCGCGTTTTGCGCCGTGCGCCCGCCAGGCCATCATGCGGAGCGCAGCCAATCCATGGGTTTTTGTTTTTTTAACAATATCGCCATCGCCGCCCGCCACGCCATGGACTTTCATGGTCTGGAGCGCATCGCCATCGTGGACTTCGACGTACATCAGGGCAACGGCACAGTAGATATCTTTCAAGATGACCCGCGAGTCCTGTTCTGCTCCAGTTTTGAGTATCCGCTATACCCTTTCAGTCACCATGCGGTGGACCGCCCCAATATCATCAACACGCCGCTGGACGCCCACACTCGCGGCCTGCAATTCCGGCGCTGCGTTGAACGGGACTGGCTCGCACGTCTGCAGGATCATCGTCCGCAACTCATACTCATATCAGCAGGATTCGACGCCCACAAGCATGATCCCCTGGCGCATCTGGAGCTGGAAGAAAGAGACTACCGCTGGGTCACGCGCTTGTTGATGGATGTGGCGCGGGTATACAGCAGCGGGCGCATCGTATCTATTCTGGAAGGGGGTTATAACCTGAACGCCTTATCCGCCAGCGTGGAGGCGCACATGGAAGGCTTGATGGGGAATTGA
- a CDS encoding flagellar protein FlaG, protein MNDVKTTELSMAAVTKPVILPSAQSATSSPPIEPKVKSGVATSTPDTQAAKQSSAAKPTDDIANKQQQQLEKEQSQELREAVTKLNEYVQSVQRDLQFELDEDSGRTVITVLDRTTKEVVRQIPDDLALKLARNLQQDEPVNLFSAKA, encoded by the coding sequence ATGAATGACGTTAAGACTACTGAACTGAGTATGGCGGCAGTCACGAAACCCGTGATCCTGCCGTCTGCTCAGTCTGCGACGTCGTCACCTCCGATTGAACCTAAGGTTAAGTCCGGGGTAGCCACGTCTACGCCTGATACGCAGGCTGCGAAGCAGAGTTCTGCAGCCAAGCCCACCGACGACATTGCCAACAAGCAGCAACAACAGTTGGAGAAGGAGCAAAGCCAGGAGCTGAGGGAAGCGGTGACCAAATTGAATGAATACGTTCAATCTGTCCAGCGCGACCTGCAGTTCGAACTGGATGAGGATTCGGGAAGAACGGTCATTACTGTTTTGGACAGAACCACAAAAGAAGTAGTGAGACAGATTCCTGATGACTTGGCCCTTAAGCTGGCGCGCAACTTGCAGCAGGATGAACCAGTTAATCTGTTCTCCGCCAAGGCATGA
- the fliS gene encoding flagellar export chaperone FliS, giving the protein MNALHQYQSVNRQTSIVDADGHKLIQLLFDGALERITMAKGQILANNFEGKNRLIGKAVEIVGGLREFLDKEKGGDIAQRLDALYEYMERRLFEANLRNDAAILDEVANLLKQVKNGWDGIRQEALEKGLV; this is encoded by the coding sequence ATGAACGCGTTACATCAGTATCAGAGCGTGAATCGTCAGACCAGCATCGTCGATGCGGATGGGCATAAGTTGATCCAGCTGTTGTTCGATGGGGCGCTGGAGCGCATTACCATGGCGAAAGGGCAGATTCTGGCCAATAACTTTGAAGGCAAAAACCGGCTGATTGGCAAGGCGGTTGAAATCGTCGGCGGTTTGCGCGAGTTTCTGGACAAAGAAAAAGGCGGCGATATTGCACAACGTCTGGACGCCTTATACGAATATATGGAACGCCGTTTGTTTGAAGCCAATCTGCGCAATGACGCAGCGATTCTGGACGAAGTGGCGAACTTGCTGAAGCAAGTCAAAAACGGCTGGGACGGCATTCGTCAGGAAGCGTTGGAAAAAGGACTCGTCTAA
- a CDS encoding bifunctional acetate--CoA ligase family protein/GNAT family N-acetyltransferase: MGTRHLEALFNPKSIAVIGASERSNNLGGMVLRNLMSTDYSGRLVVVNDKGYHDVHGVPCVKRPQQMPFRPDLAIICTPPESVPRIVRVLGSVKVKTAMILTGGLSRTHSRSGRPLMYSVQEIASEYGIRILGPETIGMLSPASNLNATYMHMGVLPGKIAYIGQSGSLASAVIDWAFTRGIGFSHLTTLGDGIDVGLDDLIDYLAQDRSTKAILLHMENIHSPRRFISAVRAVSRGKLVIAVKSGRTPASQWRPAELPLGVVDGDKIFDAVFRRAGVLRVNGADEMFDALETLTRMKPVRGEPLHIISNGLGPGVLAVDRLASLNGELGSLSPETVSELGKHLPPYWTRRNPIDLNYDANPELYRRTLEILGRDPHVSNVLVLYAPSLTEDSLQVADAVIEASKRSHLNIFTCWLGHSTVYDAREAFFHSGVPTFSTPDKAVKAFMHMVNHQRSQRVLRETPESYTDPVVDRSRARKTIQKIYASGRRVLTNAESRQILTDYGINMQDTRYCETEEQVVEVAQEFGSPVDIRILHEHSCIPFKDEKTGRGRYKGRVKGLVEEASIRDSCRYLLTHYREHFPDSGFLGFAVQPSFQTVGGVGFSLGVTRDPVFGPLMVCGASGAAVNVSADRKLALPPLNMVLARDLLLQTHMFRLLKDYSYNPEQDIAKICETLVILSQIIIDIPEIKGLEVMPLYFDKHGAVAVNAMIDLDKPAKLAIQPYPQELREWIMLPKSKRKAEIRPVRGEDEPSHIEFYSGLSPESIRYRFFHYRKSFTHDEMVQMLQIDYDREMAFIAMSPKESGYGEDTLGTVRAWTDADNLQCEFAIIVRDDLRGENLGWVLMRKIIEYCREKGTVEMVGSVLPDNKPMLRLAEKLGFSIRYDDEEGVMALRLPLNAPDEWQAERLKRK; this comes from the coding sequence TTGGGAACCCGACATTTAGAAGCGCTGTTCAACCCTAAGTCCATCGCGGTGATCGGCGCGTCCGAACGCTCTAATAACCTGGGTGGCATGGTGTTGCGCAATCTGATGTCCACGGACTATTCAGGGCGTTTGGTGGTGGTGAATGACAAGGGCTATCACGACGTGCATGGCGTCCCCTGTGTGAAACGACCCCAGCAAATGCCGTTTCGGCCGGATCTGGCGATTATTTGTACGCCTCCAGAGAGCGTGCCGCGCATTGTTCGGGTGCTGGGCTCCGTCAAGGTAAAAACAGCGATGATCCTTACCGGCGGCCTGTCGCGCACTCACAGCCGCAGCGGCCGACCGTTGATGTACTCCGTCCAGGAAATTGCGTCTGAGTACGGCATACGTATTCTGGGGCCGGAAACCATCGGTATGCTGTCCCCCGCCAGTAATCTGAACGCTACTTATATGCATATGGGCGTGTTGCCGGGCAAGATCGCTTATATCGGCCAGTCCGGCTCTCTCGCCAGTGCAGTGATTGACTGGGCGTTCACCCGGGGAATCGGCTTTTCGCACCTTACCACCCTGGGAGACGGCATTGACGTCGGGCTGGACGACCTGATCGATTACCTGGCCCAGGATCGCAGCACCAAAGCTATTTTGCTGCACATGGAGAACATCCATTCGCCCCGACGTTTTATCTCCGCTGTGCGGGCGGTGTCCCGGGGTAAGTTGGTGATCGCCGTGAAAAGCGGCCGCACTCCGGCATCACAATGGCGTCCCGCAGAGTTGCCTTTGGGAGTGGTGGACGGCGACAAAATTTTCGACGCGGTGTTCCGGCGCGCCGGGGTGCTGCGGGTGAACGGCGCTGATGAGATGTTCGATGCGCTGGAGACTTTAACCCGGATGAAACCGGTGCGTGGCGAGCCATTGCACATCATCAGCAATGGTCTGGGCCCTGGAGTGCTGGCGGTGGACCGTTTGGCGTCTTTAAATGGTGAGTTGGGTTCATTGTCGCCGGAAACAGTGAGTGAACTGGGCAAGCATCTGCCGCCTTATTGGACGCGCCGCAACCCGATTGATCTCAACTACGACGCCAACCCGGAGCTGTATCGCCGCACTCTGGAGATTCTAGGACGCGATCCTCATGTGTCCAATGTGCTGGTGTTGTACGCCCCGTCCCTGACGGAGGACAGTCTGCAGGTGGCGGATGCGGTGATAGAAGCAAGCAAGCGTTCCCATCTGAATATTTTCACCTGCTGGCTGGGGCACAGCACGGTGTATGACGCCAGAGAGGCCTTTTTCCATAGCGGCGTGCCCACATTTTCCACGCCGGATAAGGCGGTGAAAGCCTTCATGCATATGGTTAACCACCAGCGCAGCCAGCGGGTGTTGCGGGAGACGCCGGAGTCATACACCGACCCGGTGGTGGATCGTTCCCGCGCGCGCAAGACCATTCAGAAGATATACGCGTCAGGGCGGCGGGTGCTGACCAATGCGGAGTCGCGGCAGATTCTCACCGACTACGGCATAAATATGCAGGATACGCGTTACTGCGAAACAGAAGAGCAGGTGGTGGAAGTGGCGCAGGAATTCGGCTCGCCGGTGGATATCCGCATTTTGCACGAACACAGCTGTATCCCCTTTAAAGACGAGAAGACCGGCCGCGGTCGCTATAAGGGCAGGGTGAAGGGGCTGGTGGAGGAGGCGTCCATTCGCGATTCCTGCCGCTACCTGTTGACGCACTACAGGGAGCACTTCCCGGACAGCGGATTTTTAGGCTTTGCTGTGCAGCCCAGTTTTCAGACGGTTGGCGGAGTGGGGTTCAGTTTAGGGGTCACCCGCGATCCAGTGTTTGGACCTTTGATGGTGTGCGGCGCCAGCGGCGCAGCAGTGAATGTGTCGGCGGATCGCAAGCTCGCCCTGCCGCCGTTGAACATGGTGCTGGCTCGGGATCTTTTGCTGCAGACGCATATGTTTCGCCTGCTGAAAGACTATAGCTATAACCCGGAACAGGATATCGCCAAGATCTGCGAAACCCTGGTGATTCTGTCGCAGATCATTATCGACATTCCTGAGATCAAAGGCCTTGAGGTTATGCCGCTGTACTTTGACAAACACGGGGCGGTGGCGGTCAACGCCATGATTGATCTCGACAAGCCGGCGAAGCTGGCGATTCAGCCTTATCCGCAAGAACTGCGGGAATGGATCATGCTGCCCAAGTCGAAGCGCAAGGCGGAAATCCGTCCGGTGCGTGGAGAGGACGAGCCGAGTCACATTGAGTTTTATTCCGGGCTGTCGCCGGAATCGATTCGTTACCGCTTTTTCCACTACCGGAAATCCTTCACTCACGATGAAATGGTGCAGATGCTGCAGATCGACTACGATCGGGAAATGGCCTTTATCGCCATGTCTCCAAAGGAAAGCGGTTATGGCGAGGATACGCTTGGCACCGTGCGCGCCTGGACCGATGCGGACAATCTGCAGTGTGAGTTCGCCATCATCGTGCGCGATGATCTGCGTGGTGAAAACCTGGGATGGGTGCTGATGCGCAAGATCATTGAGTACTGTCGGGAGAAAGGCACAGTGGAAATGGTGGGCTCAGTGTTGCCGGATAATAAGCCGATGTTACGTCTGGCGGAAAAGCTGGGATTCAGTATTCGCTACGATGACGAGGAAGGGGTTATGGCCCTGCGTTTGCCGCTAAACGCGCCAGATGAGTGGCAAGCGGAGCGCTTGAAGCGCAAATAA
- a CDS encoding flagellin codes for MPQIINTNIASLNAQRNLNASQRSGDTALQRLSSGLRINSAKDDAAGLAISTRFDAQIRGTNVAVRNAGDAISLAQTAEGALSSMKDSLQRIRELSLQSANDTNSTIDREALQEEVGQLISEIENIAATTNFNGKKLLDGSFQNSVFQTGANLGNTISVSISKLDTSTLGTADTSGISSRTTTTALVVGSTGNEMVAGDIVINGISVGASVGTDDTASTSHAASSAIAKAAAINDVSDQTGVTATVDANYVAGTTTADATAANVSLNLNGVSISLSKGTTLTVEQNLQATADAINEKSGATGVRAVFDGDTAKGISLVADDGRNIVLTETTSNTLATFGLAAASSLGNAYVGTYSLSSDDGSDIALTTTTGNIDNAGFEVGTFSGNNAGIVSDNGTTTALVTGDIVINNVGIGPSLSTDDTASTANADGSAIAKAAAINRSSDQTGVTALANENRVNSGNLTTTTESATITVNGVSITASFSTTDDVAVKQAAIIDAINQKSGQTGVTAEVLDSDSFTLVAADGRNIDISGATAMASITTTTFVSSVTLLSGGQIDVESNTNSAGLAKAGLRIGTFGGAESGSLLQDVDISTVAGAEAALKAVDNALQTVTSKQAELGAIQNRFQNTIANLEVNNENLNSANSRIRDADFASETAALSRAQVLQQAGISILAQANARPQQVLSLLQ; via the coding sequence ATGCCTCAAATAATTAATACCAACATTGCGTCGTTGAATGCGCAGCGTAACCTGAACGCTTCACAGCGGTCAGGGGATACGGCGCTGCAGCGGCTTTCCTCGGGTCTCCGCATCAACAGCGCAAAAGATGACGCGGCAGGTCTGGCGATTTCAACACGTTTCGACGCTCAGATTCGCGGCACCAACGTCGCGGTTCGTAACGCGGGAGACGCGATCTCATTGGCGCAGACCGCTGAAGGCGCATTGAGTTCAATGAAAGACAGCTTACAGCGTATTCGTGAGCTGTCACTGCAATCTGCGAACGACACTAACTCAACTATCGACCGTGAAGCCTTGCAGGAAGAGGTTGGCCAGCTGATCAGCGAGATTGAAAACATCGCTGCAACTACCAACTTCAACGGTAAGAAACTGCTTGACGGCTCTTTCCAGAATTCCGTATTCCAGACTGGCGCCAATTTGGGGAACACCATTAGCGTGTCCATCTCCAAGCTGGACACCAGCACTTTGGGAACAGCGGACACCAGCGGTATTTCCAGCAGAACGACTACGACCGCTCTGGTTGTAGGCAGCACCGGCAATGAAATGGTTGCAGGGGACATCGTCATTAACGGTATCTCCGTGGGCGCCTCTGTGGGTACTGACGACACGGCTTCCACCAGTCATGCAGCTTCCAGCGCCATCGCCAAAGCGGCGGCGATTAATGATGTATCCGATCAGACTGGCGTCACCGCGACTGTCGATGCAAACTATGTCGCTGGCACCACGACCGCTGACGCGACTGCGGCGAACGTGTCCTTGAACCTGAACGGCGTCAGCATCAGCCTGAGTAAAGGCACCACCTTGACTGTCGAGCAGAACCTGCAAGCGACAGCAGACGCCATTAATGAAAAATCCGGCGCCACTGGCGTGCGTGCGGTCTTCGATGGCGACACTGCCAAAGGTATCTCTCTGGTGGCAGACGACGGTCGTAACATCGTATTGACCGAAACTACGAGCAACACCTTGGCCACCTTTGGTCTGGCCGCCGCAAGCTCCTTGGGTAACGCCTATGTCGGCACCTACTCGCTTTCAAGCGACGATGGCAGCGACATCGCTCTGACCACTACAACTGGAAACATTGATAACGCCGGTTTTGAAGTGGGCACTTTCAGCGGAAATAATGCAGGTATTGTGAGCGATAATGGCACCACTACTGCTTTGGTGACTGGTGACATCGTCATCAACAACGTGGGTATCGGGCCCAGCTTGAGCACTGACGACACGGCTTCTACTGCGAATGCGGACGGTAGCGCCATCGCGAAAGCGGCTGCGATCAACCGTTCGTCTGATCAGACTGGCGTTACCGCGCTAGCTAATGAGAACCGTGTTAACTCAGGCAACCTGACGACCACAACAGAGTCCGCTACGATCACAGTCAACGGCGTCTCCATCACTGCGAGCTTCAGCACCACTGACGACGTTGCTGTGAAGCAGGCGGCGATCATTGACGCGATCAACCAGAAATCCGGCCAGACTGGCGTTACTGCGGAAGTACTGGACTCTGACTCCTTTACTCTGGTGGCTGCGGACGGTCGTAACATCGACATCAGTGGCGCCACAGCGATGGCCAGCATCACCACCACGACCTTTGTCAGCTCTGTGACGCTGTTGTCTGGCGGTCAAATAGATGTTGAATCTAACACCAACTCTGCCGGCCTGGCGAAAGCGGGTCTGCGAATCGGTACATTCGGCGGCGCTGAGAGCGGCTCCCTGCTGCAAGATGTAGACATCTCAACGGTAGCTGGCGCTGAAGCGGCTCTGAAAGCAGTGGATAACGCATTGCAGACCGTAACGTCCAAGCAAGCGGAACTGGGCGCGATCCAGAACCGTTTCCAGAACACGATTGCGAACTTGGAAGTGAACAACGAGAACCTGAACTCCGCCAACAGCCGGATCAGGGACGCAGACTTCGCCTCTGAGACCGCCGCGTTGTCAAGGGCGCAGGTACTGCAGCAAGCCGGTATCTCGATATTGGCGCAGGCTAATGCAAGACCCCAGCAAGTCTTGTCGCTCCTGCAGTAA
- a CDS encoding 6-hydroxymethylpterin diphosphokinase MptE-like protein, translating into MTDQAEILKPFIERREKNLAYFKDHFPGIYKHFLNYQMKKAKLNIIPDAGEVDIHDEGRSVYDGKAKAYALNEIKEFTKAYSEGGKVVSIDPPFPGDYCFPRFFFKAADAIIRKSPINKSNFNHFWLGDSYPCIVFLGCGVGYHIEAFLEQHKVNYAVVFEPNLDHFAASLYAVDWAEICSKYDGAEGRTIHFLLGGQEDEYSQWALLWNNLVTTPPAFPLATLFYNHRGLKSHDNLSEKVCDDLYVFLVSWGNYDDEVNQLNQAAHNIYSGVELLPPPVNDITDVPVCIVGAGPSLDLRIDQLREMQQRGALIISCGSSITALHPMGIKPDIHVELESDYQYVVGQLERLKDPDYLNSIKVIAPIHISPIVYQLFGERRAYIKEECGLATMFSEHGQIIRGGTPTCTNLGLAWALHYGFKNILLFGMDFGFTDRRHHHAQSSIYYDDDAHEAFKRSVDYDGQHVFKVEGVDGGSVLTSPQYFAAKRKAENSLRDFPERGKVYNFSHGAKIEGAEWVAPGPLPISLTALNESSDKKQKVVDYLYASQHEKIPVDVLEKKRDRLNVLFGQFSDDVSTFLQAPITTKDEMNRVCNRINTYMEDQVQVKAKEFYFLLRGSIRHFLYIGFAHALAIQNDTERLTFMEEWRQTMLRFLLDVHKHFLQVMYKKFDLATDPWVCRSINDPDDFA; encoded by the coding sequence ATGACCGATCAAGCGGAAATACTTAAGCCTTTCATCGAGCGCAGGGAAAAGAATTTAGCCTACTTCAAAGATCACTTTCCCGGCATTTATAAGCACTTCCTGAACTATCAGATGAAAAAAGCCAAGCTGAATATCATCCCTGACGCAGGCGAAGTGGATATTCACGATGAAGGTCGTTCCGTTTACGATGGTAAAGCCAAGGCCTATGCGTTAAACGAAATTAAAGAGTTCACCAAGGCTTATAGTGAAGGCGGCAAGGTGGTTTCCATTGACCCGCCGTTTCCCGGCGATTACTGCTTCCCAAGGTTTTTCTTCAAAGCCGCCGACGCCATTATTCGGAAGTCTCCCATTAATAAGTCGAACTTCAATCACTTTTGGCTGGGCGACTCCTATCCCTGTATTGTCTTCCTCGGGTGCGGCGTGGGTTATCACATTGAGGCCTTCCTGGAACAGCACAAGGTCAACTACGCCGTGGTTTTTGAACCTAATCTGGACCATTTCGCCGCGAGTCTGTACGCCGTCGACTGGGCGGAGATCTGCAGCAAGTATGACGGCGCGGAAGGGCGCACCATTCACTTTCTGCTGGGCGGGCAGGAAGACGAATACTCACAGTGGGCGCTGCTGTGGAATAACCTGGTTACGACGCCGCCGGCGTTTCCTCTCGCGACGCTGTTTTATAACCATCGCGGCTTGAAGTCTCACGATAATTTATCTGAGAAAGTGTGCGACGACCTGTATGTGTTCCTGGTTTCCTGGGGCAATTACGATGATGAGGTCAATCAGCTCAATCAGGCGGCGCACAATATATATAGCGGCGTTGAACTATTGCCGCCGCCTGTCAACGACATTACTGATGTGCCGGTGTGCATTGTCGGGGCGGGCCCCTCCCTCGACTTGCGCATTGATCAGTTACGGGAGATGCAGCAGCGCGGCGCGTTGATCATTTCATGCGGTTCGTCCATTACGGCGCTGCATCCCATGGGAATCAAGCCGGATATTCATGTCGAGCTGGAGTCTGACTATCAGTATGTGGTGGGGCAGTTGGAGCGACTTAAAGATCCTGATTATTTGAATTCAATAAAGGTCATCGCGCCTATTCATATCAGTCCGATCGTTTACCAATTGTTTGGCGAACGGCGCGCCTACATCAAAGAAGAGTGTGGGCTGGCGACCATGTTTTCCGAGCATGGGCAGATCATCCGCGGGGGAACGCCCACTTGCACCAACCTCGGGTTAGCGTGGGCGCTACATTATGGATTCAAGAATATCTTATTGTTTGGAATGGACTTTGGCTTCACAGACAGACGCCATCACCATGCGCAAAGCTCGATCTATTACGACGACGACGCCCATGAAGCGTTCAAGCGCAGCGTGGATTACGACGGTCAGCATGTGTTTAAGGTGGAGGGCGTTGACGGCGGCTCCGTATTGACGTCACCGCAATATTTCGCCGCCAAACGCAAAGCGGAAAACAGCCTGCGTGACTTCCCGGAGCGAGGCAAAGTCTACAACTTCTCTCATGGGGCCAAGATTGAAGGCGCTGAGTGGGTGGCGCCCGGACCATTACCGATTTCCCTGACGGCGCTCAACGAGAGCAGCGACAAGAAGCAGAAGGTGGTGGATTACCTCTACGCGTCGCAGCACGAAAAAATACCGGTAGACGTGCTTGAGAAGAAGCGAGACCGCTTAAATGTCTTATTCGGACAGTTCAGCGACGATGTTTCCACATTTTTGCAGGCGCCCATTACCACCAAGGATGAAATGAACAGAGTCTGTAACCGCATTAACACTTACATGGAAGATCAGGTGCAAGTTAAAGCTAAAGAATTTTATTTCCTGTTGCGGGGCTCTATCAGGCATTTTCTTTATATCGGCTTTGCGCATGCGCTGGCCATTCAGAATGATACGGAGAGGCTGACTTTCATGGAGGAGTGGAGACAGACTATGCTGCGCTTTCTCCTTGATGTACATAAACATTTTCTTCAGGTTATGTATAAAAAATTCGACCTCGCCACAGATCCCTGGGTGTGCCGTTCGATTAATGATCCAGACGACTTCGCGTGA
- the fliD gene encoding flagellar filament capping protein FliD: MASVSSIGIGSGVLTSDLIEQLASAEREPTEKRLDLKEDEVTAKLSDLSRLKSAITDLRLSARTLSTPESMSSNTATSSGSSIGVTANTSAKTGSYALTVSNLAVAQSLSSGTFADKDTTTVGTGTLSFTVGGVTKNLTVNSSNNTLQGLSDAINDMGLDVNSSVIYNGTSYQLVLSASKTGVANAISISATDNDGNSTDGSGISQFIYNATNQNLTQDVAAEDAAFTLNGVAITRSLNTVDDVVDGLTLTLNAETASAVNVTVSKDLNAVTERVQDLVDKYNALQEIINEVTAFDSDTGEKGTLLGSSTVRTISTQLRSTLSSIVPGLESANVRSLSELGITTNSESGQLEFNSLTFQNKLQSYPNDVAALFADQGRTTDAQVKYVSAGINTKIGSYAVDITQVATQGAFTGNVALGGSTVIDADNDTFKIKVNGVESNTITLTAGTYTDSELLAEIQTQLDADTNIAGSGLTVSLDGSNQLVFTSGTYGASSKVEITAIDTNTAAQLGLTIATGVDGLDVAGTINGKAATGNGQYLTSSEGDSKGLKLQITGGATGARGTATYIEGVGDQMVDLVNNYLSAEGLITVAINGFNSQLEKISEDRTELNDRITALTDRLARQFTAADLIISQLKNTESFLSTQLEALLASSTGSKS, translated from the coding sequence ATGGCAAGCGTTTCTTCAATAGGCATCGGCTCGGGAGTATTGACCAGCGATTTGATCGAGCAGCTGGCCAGTGCTGAGCGTGAGCCGACGGAAAAAAGGCTGGATCTCAAAGAAGATGAAGTGACGGCCAAACTCAGCGATCTGAGTCGTCTGAAAAGCGCAATCACCGACCTGCGTTTGTCCGCCCGAACATTGAGTACGCCGGAGTCGATGTCCAGCAACACGGCGACCTCCAGCGGCTCTTCTATTGGCGTCACCGCCAATACCTCCGCGAAAACTGGCTCATATGCGCTTACCGTCAGCAATCTGGCTGTCGCGCAGTCATTGAGCTCCGGCACTTTCGCTGATAAAGACACCACAACTGTAGGAACTGGAACACTGTCGTTCACTGTCGGCGGCGTTACCAAAAACCTAACTGTAAATAGCAGCAACAACACGTTGCAGGGGTTGTCCGACGCCATTAACGATATGGGGCTGGATGTTAATTCCTCCGTTATCTATAACGGCACTTCCTATCAGCTTGTGTTATCCGCTTCAAAAACCGGTGTGGCGAACGCTATTTCCATTTCGGCGACGGATAACGACGGCAACAGTACAGATGGTTCCGGGATTTCCCAGTTTATTTATAACGCCACTAACCAGAATTTAACTCAGGACGTCGCAGCGGAAGACGCCGCCTTTACTTTGAACGGTGTTGCCATCACCCGTTCATTGAACACCGTCGATGACGTGGTGGACGGCCTGACTCTTACTTTAAATGCTGAAACCGCAAGCGCAGTCAACGTTACCGTTAGCAAAGACCTGAATGCTGTGACCGAAAGGGTCCAGGATTTAGTGGATAAATATAATGCTTTGCAGGAAATCATTAATGAAGTCACTGCTTTTGACAGTGATACTGGAGAGAAAGGCACTTTGCTGGGCAGTTCCACTGTGCGCACTATCTCCACCCAGTTGCGCTCTACATTGAGTTCAATTGTTCCCGGGCTGGAAAGCGCTAACGTCCGTAGCTTGTCTGAATTGGGAATTACGACCAACTCAGAATCGGGACAGCTGGAGTTCAACAGCCTTACGTTCCAAAACAAGCTGCAAAGCTATCCGAATGACGTAGCGGCTTTGTTCGCCGACCAGGGGCGTACGACGGATGCCCAGGTCAAGTATGTCAGCGCCGGGATAAATACCAAGATTGGCTCGTACGCCGTCGATATCACTCAGGTGGCGACACAGGGCGCTTTCACCGGCAATGTGGCGCTGGGCGGCTCAACAGTCATTGATGCGGATAACGACACCTTCAAGATCAAAGTCAACGGGGTGGAGTCGAACACCATTACGCTGACAGCCGGGACTTATACTGACAGCGAGTTACTTGCGGAAATTCAGACTCAACTGGATGCGGATACGAATATCGCCGGATCTGGCCTGACCGTCTCACTGGACGGCAGTAATCAGCTGGTATTTACCTCTGGAACATACGGCGCTTCATCCAAGGTTGAGATCACTGCTATCGACACCAATACGGCGGCGCAGCTGGGTTTGACTATCGCCACTGGCGTAGATGGCTTGGATGTCGCTGGCACAATCAATGGTAAGGCCGCCACTGGCAATGGCCAGTACCTGACCTCCTCGGAAGGCGATTCCAAAGGACTCAAACTGCAAATTACCGGCGGCGCCACTGGCGCGCGCGGCACAGCGACTTATATTGAAGGGGTGGGAGACCAGATGGTCGACCTGGTGAACAACTACCTGTCCGCCGAAGGTTTGATTACGGTCGCCATCAATGGCTTTAATTCACAGCTGGAAAAAATCTCTGAAGACCGGACGGAGTTGAACGATCGCATTACCGCCCTGACGGATCGGTTGGCGCGTCAGTTCACCGCCGCAGATTTGATTATTTCCCAGCTCAAGAACACGGAAAGCTTTTTATCCACACAGCTGGAAGCGCTGCTGGCCAGCAGCACTGGAAGTAAGAGTTAA